The proteins below come from a single Jaculus jaculus isolate mJacJac1 chromosome 12, mJacJac1.mat.Y.cur, whole genome shotgun sequence genomic window:
- the Sorbs3 gene encoding vinexin isoform X6 yields the protein MFQQIHRKMPDLQLDWTLEDSPKVIFSRASSADPRHPGPQQRPASRPGSAVTSSGSWYHSEEKPRNTLNYHPGPSSLGVQPPTQVHRRREKVEDVWTEESWNQFLQELETGQKPKKPLVDDPVEKPTQPIEVLLERELAQLSAELDKDLRAIETRLPSPKSSQAPRRTPQQPDPEQQPQSRLASAWRSSSPHAPYLGSSRPLSPHRMADGGGSPFLGRRDFVYPSPARELSASQRGSSPARKEEKKKKAARLKFDFQAQSPKELTLQKGDIVYIHKEVDKNWLEGEHHGRLGIFPANYVEVLPADEIPKPIKPPTYQVVEYGEAVAQYTFKGDLEVELSFRKGERICLIRKVNENWYEGRITGTGRQGIFPASYVQVSREPRVRICDDAPQQLPSSPRLPAAAHTASHPSSSSAPCSPADPTDWGGRTSPRRSGFTFPTQESRPQAQSLSTPGPALSHPRGSSRPLDLGTSSPNTTQIHWTPYRAMYQYRPQNEDELELREGDRVDVMQQCDDGWFVGVSRRTQKFGTFPGNYVAPV from the exons ATGTTCCAGCAGATTCACCGGAAAATGCCAG ACCTGCAGCTGGACTGGACCTTGGAAGACTCACCCAAAG TGATTTTCTCACGTGCCTCCTCTGCAGACCCCAGGCATCCAGGGCCCCAGCAAAGACCCGCCTCCAGGCCTGGCTCTGCAGTGACTTCTAGTGG ATCTTGGTATCACTCTGAAGAGAAACCTAGAAACACCTTGAACTACCATCCTGGACCATCCTCTTTGGGGGTCCAGCCCCCAACTCAG GTGCACAGGCGTCGAGAGAAAGTGGAGGATGTCTGGACAGAAGAGTCCTGGAACCAGTTTCTGCAAGAACTAGAGACTGGTCAGAAG CCCAAGAAGCCACTGGTGGACGACCCCGTAGAGAAACCCACGCAGCCCATTGAG GTCCTgctggagagagaattggcccagtTGAGCGCTGAGCTGGACAAGGATCTGCGGGCCATTGAGACCCGGCTGCCATCTCCCAAG AGCTCGCAGGCGCCCCGACGGACCCCGCAGCAGCCGGATCCGGAGCAGCAGCCCCAGAGCCG CTTAGCCTCGGCCTGGAGGTCCAGCTCCCCGCATGCACCTTACCTGGGCTCCTCCCGGCCTCTGAGTCCCCACAGAATGGCGGATGGAGGAGGAAGCCCCTTCCTGGGACGGAGAGACTTTGTGTACCCTTCCCCAGCCCGAG AGCTCAGTGCCTCCCAAAGGGGCAGCAGCCCTgccaggaaggaggagaaaaag AAGAAAGCTGCCCGGCTCAAGTTTGACTTCCAGGCCCAATCCCCCAA GGAGCTGACTCTGCAAAAGGGTGACATTGTCTACATCCACAAGGAGGTGGATAAGAACTGGCTGGAGGGAGAGCATCATGGTCGGCTGGGCATTTTCCCTGCTAACTACGTAGAG GTGCTGCCTGCAGACGAGATCCCGAAGCCCATCAAGCCTCCCACCTACCAGGTGGTGGAGTATGGAGAAGCTGTGGCCCAGTACACCTTCAAGGGGGACCTGGAGGTGGAGCTCTCCTTCCGAAAG GGGGAGCGGATCTGCCTGATCCGCAAGGTGAATGAGAACTGGTACGAGGGGCGCATCACGGGCACAGGGCGCCAAGGCATCTTCCCTGCCAGCTATGTCCAGGTGAGCCGCGAGCCCCGGGTCCGGATCTGTGACGACGCGCCCCAGCAGCTTCCCTCGTCTCCTCGCCTGCCGGCGGCTGCTCACACGGCCAGTCACCCCAGCTCTTCCTCAGCGCCCTGCAGCCCGGCCGATCCAACTGACTGGGGGGGCCGGACCTCCCCCCGCCGCAGTGGTTTCACCTTCCCCACCCAGGAGTCGAGACCCCAGGCCCAG AGTCTTAGCACCCCTGGGCCAGCCCTGTCCCACCCTCGAGGCTCCAGCCGTCCCCTGGACCTGGGGACCTCCTCCCCCAACACCACACAGATACACTGGACTCC GTACCGGGCCATGTACCAGTACAGGCCCCAGAATGAGGATGAACTGGAGCTTCGTGAGGGGGACCGCGTGGATGTCATGCAGCAGTGTGATGACGGCTGGTTTGTGG gtgtctCACGGAGGACCCAGAAATTCGGGACATTCCCTGGAAATTATGTAGCCCCAGTGTGA
- the Sorbs3 gene encoding vinexin isoform X7 codes for MADGGGSPFLGRRDFVYPSPARELSASQRGSSPARKEEKKKKAARLKFDFQAQSPKELTLQKGDIVYIHKEVDKNWLEGEHHGRLGIFPANYVEVLPADEIPKPIKPPTYQVVEYGEAVAQYTFKGDLEVELSFRKGERICLIRKVNENWYEGRITGTGRQGIFPASYVQVSREPRVRICDDAPQQLPSSPRLPAAAHTASHPSSSSAPCSPADPTDWGGRTSPRRSGFTFPTQESRPQAQSLSTPGPALSHPRGSSRPLDLGTSSPNTTQIHWTPYRAMYQYRPQNEDELELREGDRVDVMQQCDDGWFVGVSRRTQKFGTFPGNYVAPV; via the exons ATGGCGGATGGAGGAGGAAGCCCCTTCCTGGGACGGAGAGACTTTGTGTACCCTTCCCCAGCCCGAG AGCTCAGTGCCTCCCAAAGGGGCAGCAGCCCTgccaggaaggaggagaaaaag AAGAAAGCTGCCCGGCTCAAGTTTGACTTCCAGGCCCAATCCCCCAA GGAGCTGACTCTGCAAAAGGGTGACATTGTCTACATCCACAAGGAGGTGGATAAGAACTGGCTGGAGGGAGAGCATCATGGTCGGCTGGGCATTTTCCCTGCTAACTACGTAGAG GTGCTGCCTGCAGACGAGATCCCGAAGCCCATCAAGCCTCCCACCTACCAGGTGGTGGAGTATGGAGAAGCTGTGGCCCAGTACACCTTCAAGGGGGACCTGGAGGTGGAGCTCTCCTTCCGAAAG GGGGAGCGGATCTGCCTGATCCGCAAGGTGAATGAGAACTGGTACGAGGGGCGCATCACGGGCACAGGGCGCCAAGGCATCTTCCCTGCCAGCTATGTCCAGGTGAGCCGCGAGCCCCGGGTCCGGATCTGTGACGACGCGCCCCAGCAGCTTCCCTCGTCTCCTCGCCTGCCGGCGGCTGCTCACACGGCCAGTCACCCCAGCTCTTCCTCAGCGCCCTGCAGCCCGGCCGATCCAACTGACTGGGGGGGCCGGACCTCCCCCCGCCGCAGTGGTTTCACCTTCCCCACCCAGGAGTCGAGACCCCAGGCCCAG AGTCTTAGCACCCCTGGGCCAGCCCTGTCCCACCCTCGAGGCTCCAGCCGTCCCCTGGACCTGGGGACCTCCTCCCCCAACACCACACAGATACACTGGACTCC GTACCGGGCCATGTACCAGTACAGGCCCCAGAATGAGGATGAACTGGAGCTTCGTGAGGGGGACCGCGTGGATGTCATGCAGCAGTGTGATGACGGCTGGTTTGTGG gtgtctCACGGAGGACCCAGAAATTCGGGACATTCCCTGGAAATTATGTAGCCCCAGTGTGA